The genomic region TAGGCGttggattgttacgtcacctacgtttcgcatcccaaaacgattgctgattggctcaaaaaaatccccgagcgtgacacacgcttaaaaacaaacatagttacaaacaaacatagatatgTAGCGACATACCAATAGACAGACcgaattcagcccgtttagagtgagcttctcgcgatcgaagcagtccaccacttaatgtggtgtccttctattacgctcgtagcttaactaatAATGATCATCCGTTTGTCAAATGAAATATCGTATATAATTTTAAAGGTTACATTATTTTGGCTGCAACTGCTAAAATAACAGCAATCTATAActtcaacaacaaatataTACATCTAAGCAAATCGATGTTTCTACCGCCTTGCAGAACATATTAATGTTGAGTTTGATCAGAGACCACAGTGTCAGTCACGTGTACAATAAACATACAATGCAATGTAACTTAATCACATGATGAACTACGATTTTGTCAAATTGACAAGACATTAGGTCATGTGTATAGTCGTCGTCAATTTTTGTCATACCAAACGTACAGTAATCGGAGAGTTGATTGTAAGAAGTTGTTGCAAGCGCTAAATATATGGAAAGTTCCAAGTCTAATTCACGTCACATTAATGTACAAAATGCTTGCCTGGACATAAAATCTTATCAGAAAGCAAATTCTTAGGTAAATGTCTCACATCGACAATAACGTTCTTAGTTACACCATCACACAAGAACGAGTTTAAACTGCGTGACACCTACAAAGACTAGATTATTTCATTATATTAATATTCCCTAATTTAGCAAAATACCACAGTTAAAGGGAGGGTGACATGCAAAAATCGCTACCTATTTTATAACTTAGAAACGTTGCTTTGCCAGTCAAATAAATGCATGAATTTTTTAGAATTTCTAGCTAATGTTCTAAGGGTTAAAACGAGGGTTCTTTTGGCTATTATTTGGCTCCGCCTTTCATCTTCCGGCAATTTTGAGGCGTGTCCGTCGTGACATCACGAGTTGAACGGAAACTGCTCGCGCAGAAGTAAATCAGGTCTACAATGGTGAAGCGATGTGTTGCGGCTGGCTGTTCTAACTCACACAGCGACCAAGTCAGCTTGTTTTCTTTCCCACAAGACCCAGTTCTTCGAAAGCGATGGACAGAAGCAGTACAGAGGACTAGAGACAAATGGAATGAGCCTTCACGGTATTCGGTTCTATGCAGCGACCACTTTACAGAGGACTGTTTTGAAACCGATCATCTTTTGGCCTCATCGTTTGGCATCGCCAGGCGAGCACGCCTGAAGCCAGACGTCGTTCCAACGCATTTTGTCAGAGCGAATTTGAGAACAGGCGCCTCTGGATCGTCAGCTATGTCTTTGGAACGAACACGGAAACGAACGTCCACTGGCGGTGAGAGTGAGTTGACAAGCAAGAGGGGAGCATATGACAAGAGACAAAGAGCTAGGGTATGTAGCTATTGTGTAACGTCGTATTGACAATTGATAGAAGTGTTGCATTGTGAATGCACCTCAACGTGTGATTTGCAGTAGGCGTGTTGCTAGAAGTGTGGTTAGTAGCCTTAGGCTTGAAGTGTGAACACAACGGCGAGGCTTCGCTGCAGTTTAGACTGATTTTTATGCGTTTACTTTGCAGCTTCTACAGGAAATTGTCAGCACTCCAAAGCACCTGTggaaagagaaacagaaatgGAATCTACTTGGCAAGACAGTGAAGACAATGAGAGTGAGAAGAGTGCAACTCATGCAGATATTGGTGTACAGGCAGTATGCCTACAGGATATTCCACGCAGATCCACAGTAAATGTCAGAGTTCAAATAAAGCCAAAAACTGTCTCCAGGGGTGAGTGACAGGAGTTTGATTACTGACTAACAACTTGTGCGAATGTACCTACAAATTAGAGaattacacatgcatgcatgtactaagtTTTGGAGTCAACAATAAATTCTAAAACTACTTACTCCTGTGGagtttcatcttcatcatcatgaCCATGCTCCTGCCGATATTGAAAGTACGCTGTTTGAAGGACCCACACATTCAGGCAGACTGGTTCAAATTTTTCGTGCTCTGTGATAcacttgcatgatgttacaCTTTCTTCCAGTTTCCTTTCAATGTTGTCATACTCGCAACAGCACACACATTCGTCTACTGTAGGCATAACTTCGCACTGTCCACAGCTGCACCTTCATTTCAACACAACTATTTGTACTCGAGGTTGCACGTGAAaggtatgacgtcatgcagctgtaTATCAGGACCCTAAAAGGTATACATCATTTTTCTGCCCTGACCAGACATGATATTGCTATAAGTGAATCATGATTGGCTACTAAAGGTAAAGATAAGCTTGTCAAACGATTCCTGTACTCTCTGGTTTCCTGGTGTACGGCCACGTGACGACAGACGTCAAGTGTAAACACTCGCAAAAACA from Corticium candelabrum unplaced genomic scaffold, ooCorCand1.1 SCAFFOLD_120, whole genome shotgun sequence harbors:
- the LOC134198040 gene encoding THAP domain-containing protein 10-like; translation: MVKRCVAAGCSNSHSDQVSLFSFPQDPVLRKRWTEAVQRTRDKWNEPSRYSVLCSDHFTEDCFETDHLLASSFGIARRARLKPDVVPTHFVRANLRTGASGSSAMSLERTRKRTSTGGESELTSKRGAYDKRQRARLLQEIVSTPKHLWKEKQKWNLLGKTVKTMRVRRVQLMQILVYRQYAYRIFHADPQ